One Mycobacterium paraseoulense genomic window, AGTCGTCCAGCCAGCGATCCAGCTGACGATAGGCGGCCTGTCGCGGCTCCGGCAGCGACAGGAATACATCGTGTTTGGCGTCGCGGATCGGAACGATGGTGCTGCGATTGCCGATGCAGCCGGCCCGCCTGGCGATCTGGGTGACGTCGAGAACCGCGTCGCCGCGTTGCATGGACGCCGCGTCGCCGGTCTCTCGGACGGTGTGATCCGAGCGCAGGATCAGGTTCGGCACCCCGACGTCGAGGCCGCGGTGTAACCGGGCGTGGCCGCGGCGGATGGCGTTGAGCCAGCCGAGCGTGATGGGGAAGCCGCCCACCGGTTTCCACTGCAGGTCGTAGTCGAACTCGCCGTGATAGTCGCGATGCAGGGTGGTCCCGTAACCGCCCTCGGTGGGCGCGCGGACCACCCCCTTGGACCGCACCCGGGACAGGCCGGCGATCAGCGCCGAGGTCACCGGAAGGCGCAGGACCGCCGGACCGTGCAGGTCCAGGAACGGGCTGTTGAGCACCAAGCCTCCGACGCCGCCGTGGGCCGCGGGATCCCGCCGGCGCAGCCGGTCCAGCCAGAGCGACACGACGAGCCCGCCGGAGGAATGGCCGTACACCAGAACACTGGCGGGCCGGTCGTGCTCGAGGATCCCCGCCAGGGCGTGCTCGAGTTCGGCGTCGTAGTCGTCGAGGCTGGTGATGAAGTGCGGTGTCTGACCGTCGCGGCGCGACCGGCCGCACTTCTGTAGGTCCAGCGCGTAGAAGGCGAAGCCGCGATCCGCGAAGTGATCGGCCAGCGCCGTGTTGAAGAAGTAGTCGGTGTAGCCGTGCACCGCCAGCACGGCGTGGCCCGCGCCGGTCGGCCCGGCGGGCTCGCCCCGCCGGATCAGCGTCGCGACGATCTCCCCCTCGCCGACCGGGTCGGGCCCCAGGGGGATGGTGCGCTGCCAATAACCGGGCAGGACGTCGGGCTCCCAGCCAGTCACGAGGCCAGCTTAGAGGTTTTGCTGGCCATGGGGAGGCGCACGCCGTTCGTGCCCGGTTTGCCTCGGGATAGCCTGGGGACCGGCGCAGTCGAGGGAAGGACCTAGGAGCAGGTGTCATCGCTAGCCCGAACCGCACGGACGGACGTCGTGCTGGTGGGTGCGGGCATCATGAGCGCCACGCTGGGTGCGTTGCTGCGGCGGCTGCAACCGGACTGGTCCATGACCGTTGTCGAGCGGCTGGACGCCGTCGCCGCGGAAAGCAGCAGTCCCTGGAACAACGCCGGCACCGGGCACTCCGCGCTCTGTGAGCTCAACTACACGCCGCAACGCTCCGACGGCTCGATCGACATCACGAAAGCGGTCCGCATCAACGAGCAGTTCCAGGTGACCCGGCAATTCTGGGCCTACGCCGTCGAGCACGGGATCCTGACCGATACCGGCTTTCTCAACGCGCTGCCGCACGTGAGCTTCGTGCGCGGCGCGCAGCGCGTGGATTTCCTGCGCCGCCGGCAGCGGGCCCTGGCCGGTAACCCGCTGTTCGCCGGCACCGAATTCATCGACGACGCGCACGAGTTCGCCCGCCGGCTGCCGTTCATGGCCGCCAAGCGCGACTTCTCCGAACCGACCGCGCTCAACTGGGCCCCCCACGGCACCGACGTCGATTTCGGTGCGCTGGCCCGCCAGCTCATCGGCTTCTGCGTGCGGGGCGGCGCGACCGCGCTGTTCGGCCACGAGGTCCGCGATCTGACCCGGCGATCCGACGGCGGCTGGACGCTGCTGGTCCGCAATCGCCGCACCGGCGAAAAGCACCGGCTGAAAGCCAAATTCGTCTTCGTCGGGGCGGGCGGTGACGCGCTGCCATTGCTGCAGAAGTCCGGCATCAAAGAGGTCAGGGGCTTCGCCGGATTCCCCATCGGCGGCCGGTTCCTGCGCACCGACAACCCGGCGCTCACCGCCGCGCACCGGGCAAAGGTGTACGGGGTTCCGGCGCCGGGAGCCCCGCCCCTGGGCGCGCTGCACCTGGACCTCCGGTTCGTCAACGGCAAGCCGTGGCTGGTGTTCGGGCCGTTCGCCGGCTGGTCACCGAAGTTCCTCAAATACGGCCGCCTCAGCGACCTGCCCCGCTCGGTCAAGCCGGACAACGCGGTGTCCATGCTCGGCGCCGGCCTCACGCAGCTGCGGCTGGTCAACTATCTGCTCGGCCAGCTGCGGCTGTCGGAGCCGGACCGCATCCACGCGTTGCGCGAATTCGCGCCCAGCGCGGTTGATTCCGACTGGGAGCTGACCGTGGCCGGGCAGCGCGTGCAGGTGATCCGGCGGGACCGGCGCAGGGGGGGCGTGCTGGACTTCAGCACCACCGTGCTGGCGGCCGCCGACGGCAGCATCGCCGGGCTGCTCGGCGGCTCCCCGGGGGCGTCGACGGCGGTGCCGGCCATGCTCGAGGTGCTTCAGCGGTGCTTCGGCGACCGGTACCGTTCCTGGCTGCCCGCCCTCAAGGAGATGGTGCCGTCGCTGGGGGTCGAGCTGGCCCGTGAGCCGGCGTTGTACGACGAGGTGTGGTCCTGGGGCACCCAGGTGCTGGGGTTGAAGTCCGATTCGGGGGTGCGGTCATGAGTGAAGCGTTGCGTCGGTCCTGGGCCAAAGACCTTGACGCCCAGACACTTTACGAGCTGCTCAAGTTGCGGGTGGAGGTGTTCGTGGTGGAGCAGGCCTGCCCGTACCCGGAGCTCGACGGGCGCGACCTGCTCGCCGAAACGCGACACTTCTGGCTCGAGACGCCCGAGGGCGAGGTGATCTGCACGTTGAGGTTGATGGAGGAACACGCCGGGGGCCGCAAGACGTTCCGGCTCGGCCGGTTGTGCACCAAACGCAGCGCCCGCGGGCAGGGCCACACCACCCGGCTGCTGCGCGCGGCCCTGGCCGAGGTGGGCGACTACCCGTGCCGCATCGACGCGCAGACCTATCTGGCCGACATGTACGCCCAGCACGGCTTCGTCCGCGCCGGTGAGGATTTCGTCGACGACGGCATTCCCCACGTGCCGATGCTCAAGCCCTCACGCCCGCCTCCTCAGGCCGATACCCGGCCTGAATCGTCGGCGGGCGGGCCGGGCTCCGGCCTGACGGAGCTACCGTGAAGCCGTACCCGTTCAGCGCGATCGTCGGGCACGACCAGCTGCGGCTCGCCCTGCTGTTGTGCGCCGTGCGCCCGGAGATCGGGGGCGCGCTCATCCGGGGCGAAAAGGGCACGGCCAAGTCGACGGCCGTGCGCGGGCTGGCGGCGTTGCTGTCGGCCGCCAACGGCAGCGAGGGGACCGGCCTCGTCGAAATGCCGCTTGGCGCAACCGAAGACCGGGTGATCGGCTCGCTGGACCTGCAGCGGGTGCTGCGCGACGGGGAGCACGCGTTCTCTCCCGGGCTGTTGGCCCGCGCGCACGGCGGCGTGCTCTACGTGGACGAGGTCAACCTGCTGCACGACCACCTGGTGGACGTGCTGCTCGACGCCGCGGCGATGGGCCGGGTGCACATCGAGCGCGACGGCATCTCGCATTCGCACGAGGCCCGGTTCGTGCTGATCGGCACCATGAATCCGGAGGAGGGCGAACTGCGCCCGCAACTGCTGGACCGGTTCGGCCTCACCGTCGACGTGCACGCGTCGCGCGATGTCGACGTGCGGGTGGAGGTGGTCCGCCAGCGGATGGCCTACGAGGCCGACCCGGACGCGTTCGCCGAGCGCTACGCCGACGCCGAGGCCGAACTGGCCCGGCGGATCGCCGACGCGCGCGCGCTCGTCGGTGACGTGGCGTTGCCGGACAACGAGTTGCGGCGCATCGCGGCGGTGTGCGCGGCGTTCGACGTCGACGGGATGCGGGCCGATCTGGTGGTGGCCCGCACCGCCGCCGCGCACGCCGCCTGGCGCGGGGCCACGTCCGTCGGGGAGCAAGACGTCCGGGTGGCCGCCGAGCTGGCGTTGCCGCACCGGCGCCGCCGCGACCCGTTCGACGACCCGGGCATCGACCCCGAGCAGCTGGACGAGGCGCTGGCGCAAGCCGGTGACGGTGACGGTGACCCCGACCACGAGCCCGAGCCCGAGCCGCCGGGCGGTGGGCAGTCCGCCGATGGCCAAGCGCCACAAAGTGGTTCATCGTCGTCATCGAGGCCGCAACCACCGAACGCGATGGGCGACGACCCGCCGCGCCCGCGATCTTCGCCGAAACCGAGCGCGCCGCCGTCGAAGACGTTCCGCGCCAAGGCGCTGACGGTGCCCGGGGTCGGCGCGGGCGCGCCCGGGCGGCGGTCGCGGGCCCGCAATGCCACCGGCAGCGTGATCGCGGCCGCCGGCGGCGACGACAGCGGTTCCGGTGCGCACGGGCTGCACCTGTTCGCCACCCTGTTGTCGGCCGCCGAGCGCGCCGTGGCCGGCCCGTTGCGGCCGGGGCCGGACGACGTCCGCCGGGCGATCCGCGAGGGACGCGAGGGCAACCTGGTCATCTTCGTTGTGGACGCGTCGGGCTCGATGGCCGCGCGCGACCGGATGGCCGCGGTGAGCGGCGCGACGCTGTCGCTGCTGCGCGACGCCTACCAGCGCCGCGACAAGGTCGCCGTGATCACGTTCCGCCAGCACGAGGCGCGGCTGTTGCTGCCGCCGACGTCGTCGGCGCACATCGCGGGCCGGCGGCTGGCGGGATTCGACACCGGCGGTAAGACTCCGCTCGCCGAGGGCCTGCTCGCCGCGCGTGCACTGATCGTTCGGGAGAGGGCGCGCGACCGGGCCCGGCGCCCGCTGCTGGTGGTGCTCACCGACGGCCGGGCCACCGCGGGACCGGACCCGTTGGGCCGCAGCCGGGCCGCGGCCGCCCGGCTGGTGGCCGAGGGCGCCGCCGCTGTGGTCGTGGACTGCGAAACGTCCTATGTGCGGCTGGGTTTGGCCGAGCAACTGGCCCGCCAGCTCGGCGCCCCGGCCGTGCGCCTGGAGCAGTTGCACGCGGATTCTCTGACGCGCGCCGTGCGCGATGCGGCCTGAGGAAGGTAACCGCTCATGCCACAAGGCCGACCGCTGCGGGTCCCCGACGACGGGCTGAGCACCAAGGCGCGCCGCAACACCCCGGTGCTGGCGGTACACACCGGCGCCGGCAAGGGAAAGTCGACCGCCGCGTTCGGCATGGCGTTGCGGGCCTGGAACGCCGGGCTTTCCGTCGCGGTGTTCCAGTTCGTCAAGAGCGCCAAATGGAAGGTGGGCGAGGAGACCGCCTTCGCCCAACTCGGCCGGGTCCACGACGCGCACGACGTCGGCGGGCCCGTCGAATGGCACAAGATGGGCGCGGGCTGGTCCTGGTCGCGCAAGGCGGGCAGCGAGATCGATCACGCGGCGGCCGCGGCCGACGGGTGGGCGGAGATCTCGCGCCGGCTGGCCGGACAACGCCACGACTTCTACGTGCTGGACGAGTTCACCTACCCGCTGAAATGGGGATGGGTGGACGTCGACGAGGTGGTGGACGCCCTGCTGGCCCGGCCCGGCCACCAGCATGTGGTGATCACCGGGCGCGACGCACCGCAGCGGTTGATCGAGGCCGCCGATCTCGTCACGGAGATGACCAAGGTCAAGCACCCGATGGACGCGGGCCGCAAGGGGCAGAAGGGCATCGAGTGGTGAGTGTTCCCGCGGTCGTCGTGGCCGCGCCAGCCTCGGGCAGCGGAAAGACCACCGTCGCAACGGGTTTGATCGGCGCCCTACGACGCGCGGGCCATACGGTGGCACCGTTCAAGGTCGGCCCCGACTTCATCGACCCGGGTTACCACGGCCTGGCGGCCGGGCGTCCGGGCCGCAACCTCGACCCGGTGCTGGTCGGCGAGAATCTCGTCGGCCCGTTGTACGCCCACGGCGCCCGCGGGGCGGACATCGCGGTGATCGAAGGGGTGATGGGGCTTTTCGACGGGCGGATCGCGCCCGCCGCGGCCGGGCCCGCCGAAGGCTCCACCGCCCACGTGGCGGCCCTGTTGGATGCCCCGGTGGTCCTGGTCGTCGACGCACGCGGCCAAAGCCACAGCGTTGCCGCGCTGCTGCACGGCTTTTCGACGTTCGACCCCGCGACGCGGATCCGCGGCGTGATCCTCAACCGCGTCGGCTCGCCCCGACACGAACACGTGCTGCGGCAGGCCTGCGAGCAGGCCGGCGTCGCGGTGCTGGGCGCGATTCCGCGTGCCGCCGAATTGGAGCTTCCGACAAGGTATTTGGGCCTGGTCACCGCGATCGAATACGGGCGGCGGGCGCGGCTCGCAGTCGACGCGATGACCGATCTGGTCGCTCGTCACGTCGACCTGGGGGCCGTGGCGGCGGTTGCCGCGAGCCGGGCCGGCCCGGCCTGGGACCCGGCGGCGGTGGTGGGGGAGACGCCGGGCGGGCGGGCCTGCGTGGCGATGGCGGCGGGCAAGGCGTTCACCTTCGCCTATGCCGAGCACGCCGAGCTGCTGCGCGCCGCGGGGGCCGACGTGGTCGAATTCGACCCGCTGGCAGACCCGCTGCCCGACGGCACCGACGCGGTGCTGCTGCCCGGCGGCTTCCCCGAACAGTTCACCGCGGAACTCTCGGCCAACGACACGGTGCGCCGGCAGGTCAACGCGCTGGCCGCCGCCGGCGCGCCGATACACGCCGAATGCGCCGGCCTCATCTATCTGGCCACCGAACTCGACGGCTATCCGATGTGCGGGGTGCTGGCCGGGTCGGCACGGTTCACCCCGCACCTGACGCTGGCCTATCGCGACGCCGTCGCGGTGGCCGATTCACCGCTGTATTCCGCCGGGCAGCGCGCGGTGGGGCACGAATTCCACCGGACCGCGG contains:
- a CDS encoding alpha/beta hydrolase — its product is MTGWEPDVLPGYWQRTIPLGPDPVGEGEIVATLIRRGEPAGPTGAGHAVLAVHGYTDYFFNTALADHFADRGFAFYALDLQKCGRSRRDGQTPHFITSLDDYDAELEHALAGILEHDRPASVLVYGHSSGGLVVSLWLDRLRRRDPAAHGGVGGLVLNSPFLDLHGPAVLRLPVTSALIAGLSRVRSKGVVRAPTEGGYGTTLHRDYHGEFDYDLQWKPVGGFPITLGWLNAIRRGHARLHRGLDVGVPNLILRSDHTVRETGDAASMQRGDAVLDVTQIARRAGCIGNRSTIVPIRDAKHDVFLSLPEPRQAAYRQLDRWLDDYLRSDRTESSSRKG
- a CDS encoding GNAT family N-acetyltransferase, producing the protein MSEALRRSWAKDLDAQTLYELLKLRVEVFVVEQACPYPELDGRDLLAETRHFWLETPEGEVICTLRLMEEHAGGRKTFRLGRLCTKRSARGQGHTTRLLRAALAEVGDYPCRIDAQTYLADMYAQHGFVRAGEDFVDDGIPHVPMLKPSRPPPQADTRPESSAGGPGSGLTELP
- a CDS encoding cobyrinate a,c-diamide synthase, translating into MSVPAVVVAAPASGSGKTTVATGLIGALRRAGHTVAPFKVGPDFIDPGYHGLAAGRPGRNLDPVLVGENLVGPLYAHGARGADIAVIEGVMGLFDGRIAPAAAGPAEGSTAHVAALLDAPVVLVVDARGQSHSVAALLHGFSTFDPATRIRGVILNRVGSPRHEHVLRQACEQAGVAVLGAIPRAAELELPTRYLGLVTAIEYGRRARLAVDAMTDLVARHVDLGAVAAVAASRAGPAWDPAAVVGETPGGRACVAMAAGKAFTFAYAEHAELLRAAGADVVEFDPLADPLPDGTDAVLLPGGFPEQFTAELSANDTVRRQVNALAAAGAPIHAECAGLIYLATELDGYPMCGVLAGSARFTPHLTLAYRDAVAVADSPLYSAGQRAVGHEFHRTAVTFSDGYQPAWVYRSANADPVPDGVVHAGVHASYLHTHPAAAPAAVARFVAHAAAGRRRHHAR
- the cobO gene encoding cob(I)yrinic acid a,c-diamide adenosyltransferase, with protein sequence MPQGRPLRVPDDGLSTKARRNTPVLAVHTGAGKGKSTAAFGMALRAWNAGLSVAVFQFVKSAKWKVGEETAFAQLGRVHDAHDVGGPVEWHKMGAGWSWSRKAGSEIDHAAAAADGWAEISRRLAGQRHDFYVLDEFTYPLKWGWVDVDEVVDALLARPGHQHVVITGRDAPQRLIEAADLVTEMTKVKHPMDAGRKGQKGIEW
- the mqo gene encoding malate dehydrogenase (quinone) — protein: MSSLARTARTDVVLVGAGIMSATLGALLRRLQPDWSMTVVERLDAVAAESSSPWNNAGTGHSALCELNYTPQRSDGSIDITKAVRINEQFQVTRQFWAYAVEHGILTDTGFLNALPHVSFVRGAQRVDFLRRRQRALAGNPLFAGTEFIDDAHEFARRLPFMAAKRDFSEPTALNWAPHGTDVDFGALARQLIGFCVRGGATALFGHEVRDLTRRSDGGWTLLVRNRRTGEKHRLKAKFVFVGAGGDALPLLQKSGIKEVRGFAGFPIGGRFLRTDNPALTAAHRAKVYGVPAPGAPPLGALHLDLRFVNGKPWLVFGPFAGWSPKFLKYGRLSDLPRSVKPDNAVSMLGAGLTQLRLVNYLLGQLRLSEPDRIHALREFAPSAVDSDWELTVAGQRVQVIRRDRRRGGVLDFSTTVLAAADGSIAGLLGGSPGASTAVPAMLEVLQRCFGDRYRSWLPALKEMVPSLGVELAREPALYDEVWSWGTQVLGLKSDSGVRS
- a CDS encoding VWA domain-containing protein, which translates into the protein MKPYPFSAIVGHDQLRLALLLCAVRPEIGGALIRGEKGTAKSTAVRGLAALLSAANGSEGTGLVEMPLGATEDRVIGSLDLQRVLRDGEHAFSPGLLARAHGGVLYVDEVNLLHDHLVDVLLDAAAMGRVHIERDGISHSHEARFVLIGTMNPEEGELRPQLLDRFGLTVDVHASRDVDVRVEVVRQRMAYEADPDAFAERYADAEAELARRIADARALVGDVALPDNELRRIAAVCAAFDVDGMRADLVVARTAAAHAAWRGATSVGEQDVRVAAELALPHRRRRDPFDDPGIDPEQLDEALAQAGDGDGDPDHEPEPEPPGGGQSADGQAPQSGSSSSSRPQPPNAMGDDPPRPRSSPKPSAPPSKTFRAKALTVPGVGAGAPGRRSRARNATGSVIAAAGGDDSGSGAHGLHLFATLLSAAERAVAGPLRPGPDDVRRAIREGREGNLVIFVVDASGSMAARDRMAAVSGATLSLLRDAYQRRDKVAVITFRQHEARLLLPPTSSAHIAGRRLAGFDTGGKTPLAEGLLAARALIVRERARDRARRPLLVVLTDGRATAGPDPLGRSRAAAARLVAEGAAAVVVDCETSYVRLGLAEQLARQLGAPAVRLEQLHADSLTRAVRDAA